One window from the genome of Candidatus Thermoplasmatota archaeon encodes:
- the glp gene encoding gephyrin-like molybdotransferase Glp, translated as MRAMDPHAGMRPFKALLSAREALDLLLANARRIERLERVALSAAVGRVLARDVVASIDVPPFARAAMDGFAVLAHDTFGATRTSPRRLRLAGVLHAGDAPVRAVGPGEAIQIATGAKLPPGADAVVRVEDAQARDGEVHVEVPVYPHRNVSAAGVDVPAGSRVLVAGAVLDPAKVGVLASLGLSQVDVVARPRVAVLPTGSEVVAPGSPLREGAIYDSNTFTLSSLVARFGAEPLTWGAVEDSLPALERALNRAREADCVVLSGGSSVGERDLVVDLVRRRGTLLFHGVQVKPGKPMLGAVVDGRLLLGFPGYPVSCLTNAYLFLLPVLRRLSGAPDPPRRSFPARMGERLSSSLGRLQILTVRVRDGEAFSTYKESGALTSMAESDGYILIPENVDLVDKGETVEVFPW; from the coding sequence ATGCGAGCCATGGATCCCCACGCGGGCATGCGGCCGTTCAAGGCGCTCCTCAGCGCGCGCGAGGCGCTGGACCTTCTTTTGGCCAACGCGAGGCGCATCGAGCGCCTCGAACGGGTGGCGCTCTCGGCCGCGGTCGGCCGCGTGCTCGCTCGAGACGTCGTCGCGTCGATCGACGTTCCGCCGTTTGCGCGTGCGGCCATGGACGGCTTTGCCGTGCTCGCCCACGACACCTTCGGCGCCACGCGCACGAGCCCCCGGCGGTTGCGCCTCGCGGGCGTCCTGCACGCCGGCGACGCGCCCGTTCGAGCCGTGGGGCCGGGCGAGGCGATCCAGATCGCCACGGGCGCGAAGCTGCCGCCGGGCGCCGACGCGGTCGTCCGCGTGGAGGACGCGCAAGCGCGCGACGGCGAGGTGCACGTGGAGGTGCCCGTCTACCCGCACCGCAACGTGAGCGCGGCGGGCGTGGACGTGCCCGCGGGATCGCGCGTCCTGGTCGCCGGCGCCGTGCTCGACCCGGCGAAGGTGGGCGTGCTGGCGAGCCTGGGCCTTTCGCAGGTGGACGTCGTGGCTCGGCCGCGCGTGGCCGTCCTGCCGACGGGCAGCGAGGTCGTCGCGCCCGGCTCGCCGCTTCGCGAGGGCGCCATCTACGACAGCAACACGTTCACGCTCTCCTCGCTCGTCGCGCGGTTTGGCGCCGAGCCTCTCACGTGGGGCGCCGTCGAGGATTCGCTCCCGGCGCTCGAACGGGCGCTCAACCGCGCGCGCGAGGCCGATTGCGTCGTGCTCTCGGGCGGGTCGTCGGTGGGCGAGCGCGATCTTGTCGTGGACCTCGTCCGCCGCCGCGGCACGCTCTTGTTCCACGGCGTGCAGGTGAAGCCGGGCAAGCCGATGCTTGGCGCCGTCGTCGACGGCAGGCTTCTCCTCGGCTTCCCCGGCTACCCGGTGAGCTGCCTCACGAACGCGTACCTGTTTCTGCTGCCCGTCCTGCGGCGCCTGTCGGGCGCGCCCGACCCCCCGCGGCGCAGCTTCCCCGCGCGCATGGGCGAGCGCCTCTCCTCGAGCCTCGGCCGCCTGCAGATCCTCACGGTCCGCGTGCGGGACGGCGAGGCGTTCAGCACGTACAAGGAGTCGGGCGCGCTCACGAGCATGGCCGAGTCCGACGGGTACATCCTCATCCCCGAGAACGTGGATCTCGTGGACAAGGGCGAGACGGTCGAGGTGTTCCCGTGGTGA
- a CDS encoding twin-arginine translocase subunit TatC, whose protein sequence is MQRALVPALLVFLLAAPAAQAATVEGADVRLYVPEAGESTLLQTHRVVPQGIESLPVGIPAGYSVVQVLVDGRPVPWHRAAHDRVLVHVPDDAARADVIVVTVQATREAAPGPVSPQLLLPLGAASATARIEAPESLHATIDGQALRQREYADLAPGAVLSLDVRHASLGLALPAILGALLALVLAGTLLVAARDRLRATEPMGYLGHLRELSFRLKVVVAAVLALTFFTLSFAIVPTAILGAVLPVPQPSFTDNLAARAFREIVASTVPPGVEVIVTSPVAGALAQIEVALVLGLLLASPVAGYQAAAFLAPALAASERRFLLRLIPAVTGLFAAGAAFAYYLLVPTMLGILYLFTEGIGARPLVTVDALVGFVVVIVGIFAFAFQLPVLMWAASRLGFVSYGTMARLWRHAVLAIVVLAAIVTPDPTLVGQAIVAVPLCALYGVGLLVARRGERARAPAALALPVP, encoded by the coding sequence GTGCAGCGCGCCCTCGTCCCGGCCCTCCTCGTTTTCCTCCTTGCGGCCCCCGCCGCGCAGGCCGCAACCGTCGAGGGGGCCGACGTCCGGTTGTACGTTCCCGAGGCAGGCGAAAGCACGCTCCTGCAGACCCATCGCGTTGTGCCGCAGGGGATCGAGAGCCTCCCCGTGGGCATTCCCGCGGGCTACTCGGTCGTACAGGTGCTCGTCGACGGCCGCCCGGTCCCGTGGCACCGCGCGGCGCACGACCGCGTGCTCGTGCACGTGCCCGACGACGCCGCGCGCGCCGACGTCATCGTCGTGACCGTGCAGGCCACGCGGGAGGCCGCCCCGGGCCCCGTCTCGCCGCAGCTCCTCCTGCCGCTTGGAGCGGCCAGCGCGACCGCGCGCATCGAGGCGCCCGAGTCGCTGCACGCGACGATCGACGGGCAGGCGCTGCGCCAGCGGGAGTACGCGGACCTCGCTCCCGGCGCAGTCTTGTCGCTGGACGTTCGGCACGCCAGCTTGGGGCTCGCGCTTCCGGCCATCCTCGGGGCGCTCCTTGCCCTCGTGCTCGCGGGAACGCTCCTCGTGGCGGCGCGCGACCGACTCCGCGCAACGGAGCCCATGGGCTACCTCGGCCACCTGCGCGAGCTCTCCTTCCGCCTCAAGGTCGTGGTGGCCGCCGTGTTGGCGCTCACCTTCTTCACGCTGAGTTTTGCGATCGTTCCCACCGCCATTCTGGGCGCGGTCCTGCCCGTGCCGCAACCGTCGTTCACCGACAACCTGGCCGCGCGCGCCTTCCGGGAGATCGTGGCCTCCACCGTTCCCCCCGGCGTGGAGGTGATCGTGACCTCGCCGGTGGCCGGCGCGCTTGCGCAGATCGAGGTCGCCTTGGTGCTCGGGCTCCTTCTTGCCTCGCCGGTCGCGGGCTACCAGGCGGCAGCCTTCCTGGCGCCTGCGCTTGCCGCCTCGGAACGCCGGTTCCTCCTGCGGCTGATTCCGGCGGTCACGGGCTTGTTTGCCGCCGGGGCGGCGTTCGCCTACTACCTTCTCGTTCCCACGATGCTGGGCATCCTCTACCTCTTCACCGAGGGGATCGGCGCGCGGCCGCTTGTCACGGTCGACGCGCTCGTGGGCTTTGTCGTCGTGATCGTCGGCATCTTCGCGTTCGCGTTCCAGCTGCCCGTGCTCATGTGGGCCGCCTCGCGGCTGGGCTTCGTGTCGTACGGAACGATGGCGCGCCTGTGGCGCCACGCCGTGCTTGCGATCGTGGTCCTCGCCGCGATCGTCACGCCCGATCCAACGCTCGTGGGCCAGGCGATCGTGGCCGTGCCGCTGTGCGCGCTCTACGGCGTGGGCCTTCTCGTCGCGCGGCGGGGCGAGCGCGCCCGCGCGCCCGCGGCCTTGGCGCTTCCGGTTCCCTAG
- a CDS encoding twin-arginine translocase TatA/TatE family subunit, whose translation MLSFLNVGATEILVIAVLALLLFGADRIPELARQLGRARAQFDAAAREFDRNVRREQGLESRPGDAVPRGHLDAQRALSDERLRRAARELGIDDAGKSPEELRRLLGEKLE comes from the coding sequence ATGCTCTCCTTCCTCAACGTCGGCGCCACCGAGATCCTCGTCATCGCGGTCCTCGCGCTTCTGCTCTTTGGCGCCGACCGGATCCCCGAGCTTGCGCGGCAGCTCGGCCGCGCCCGGGCCCAGTTCGACGCGGCCGCGCGCGAGTTCGACCGGAACGTGCGACGGGAGCAGGGGCTCGAGAGCCGGCCCGGGGACGCCGTCCCGCGCGGCCACCTCGACGCCCAGCGCGCTCTTTCCGACGAGCGCCTGCGGCGCGCCGCGCGGGAGCTTGGCATCGACGACGCCGGCAAGAGCCCCGAGGAGCTCCGACGCCTCCTGGGCGAGAAGCTGGAGTAG
- the acs gene encoding acetate--CoA ligase, with product MAEIESVLHAGEAVPPPPSFAARANLTQEAYEAARALGEGDPQALWAREASRLAWERPWDRVLDWDPPRARWFVGGRLNAAVNCVDRHVREGRGDKRAIVWEGEPGDERVITYRDLAGQVSQAASALSQLGVRAGDRVAIYLPLVPEAVVAMLACARIGAPHTVVFGGFAADALSDRMNDARAKVLVTADGGYRKGAVIPLKANADAALAKSPSVESVLVVRRTGADVPMRAGRDRYWHEALEAAPTRHEASAWDSEHPLFVLYTSGSTGKPKGVLHTTGGYLTHAAASTRWVFDLKDDDVYWCTADVGWVTGHTYLVYGPLANGATVVLYEGAPTTPAPDRWWDIVGRRRVTVLYTAPTAIRTFVRLGEAWPGRHDLSSLRLLGTVGEPINPEAWSWYRRVIGGNRCPVVDTWWQTETGGICIAPVPGAVATPPGSATFPLPGIDAAVVDREGNEVASGQGGFLVIRRPWPGMLRTVFGDDERYVKQYWSQVRGPEGPYYFTGDGARRDEQGRFWILGRVDDVIKVSGHRLGTMEIESALVSHPQVAEAAVVGRPDAVKGEAIVAFVTPRAGVAAGPPLADALRAHVSKELGALARPEEIRFADALPKTRSGKIMRRLLRELAATGAVSGDVTTLEDLSVLASLRADEE from the coding sequence ATGGCCGAGATCGAGAGCGTCCTCCACGCGGGCGAAGCGGTTCCCCCGCCGCCCTCCTTCGCCGCGCGCGCGAACCTGACGCAGGAGGCCTACGAGGCGGCGCGCGCCCTGGGCGAAGGCGACCCGCAGGCGCTCTGGGCGCGGGAAGCCTCCCGCCTTGCGTGGGAGAGGCCCTGGGACCGCGTGCTCGACTGGGACCCGCCGCGCGCGCGGTGGTTCGTGGGCGGCCGCCTCAACGCAGCCGTCAACTGCGTCGATCGCCACGTGCGCGAGGGACGCGGAGACAAGCGCGCCATCGTGTGGGAGGGCGAGCCCGGCGACGAGCGCGTGATCACCTACCGCGATCTTGCCGGGCAGGTAAGCCAAGCGGCAAGCGCGCTCTCGCAGCTTGGCGTGCGCGCGGGCGACCGCGTGGCCATCTACCTGCCGCTTGTCCCGGAAGCCGTCGTCGCCATGCTCGCCTGCGCGCGCATCGGCGCCCCGCATACGGTCGTCTTCGGAGGCTTTGCGGCCGACGCCCTCTCCGACCGCATGAACGACGCACGCGCCAAAGTGCTCGTCACGGCCGACGGCGGGTATCGCAAAGGCGCCGTGATTCCGCTCAAGGCCAACGCGGACGCCGCCCTTGCGAAGTCGCCCTCGGTCGAGTCGGTGCTCGTGGTCCGCCGCACCGGGGCGGACGTTCCCATGCGCGCCGGGCGCGACCGCTACTGGCACGAGGCCCTGGAGGCCGCTCCAACGCGCCACGAGGCTAGCGCGTGGGATTCCGAGCATCCGCTCTTTGTCCTCTACACGTCGGGCTCGACGGGGAAACCCAAGGGCGTGCTCCACACGACCGGCGGATACCTCACGCACGCCGCGGCCAGCACGCGCTGGGTGTTCGACCTTAAGGACGACGACGTCTACTGGTGCACGGCCGACGTGGGCTGGGTGACGGGCCACACGTACCTCGTGTACGGGCCGCTTGCCAACGGCGCGACGGTGGTCCTGTACGAGGGCGCGCCCACGACGCCCGCGCCCGACCGCTGGTGGGACATCGTCGGGCGCCGGCGCGTGACCGTGCTGTACACGGCGCCCACGGCCATCCGCACGTTCGTGCGCCTGGGGGAAGCGTGGCCGGGCAGGCACGACCTCTCGAGCCTGCGGCTCCTTGGCACCGTGGGCGAGCCCATCAACCCGGAAGCGTGGAGCTGGTACCGGCGCGTGATCGGCGGCAACCGCTGCCCGGTCGTCGACACGTGGTGGCAGACGGAGACCGGCGGCATCTGCATCGCGCCCGTGCCCGGGGCCGTCGCCACGCCGCCGGGCAGCGCGACGTTCCCGCTTCCGGGCATCGACGCGGCCGTCGTCGATCGCGAGGGGAACGAAGTCGCGTCCGGGCAGGGAGGCTTCCTCGTGATCCGCCGCCCCTGGCCGGGGATGCTGCGGACGGTCTTCGGGGACGACGAGCGGTACGTCAAACAGTACTGGAGCCAGGTGCGCGGACCCGAGGGCCCGTACTACTTCACGGGCGACGGCGCGCGCCGCGACGAGCAAGGACGCTTCTGGATCCTCGGGCGCGTGGACGACGTGATCAAGGTGTCGGGGCACCGCCTTGGAACCATGGAGATCGAGAGCGCGCTCGTTTCCCACCCGCAGGTCGCCGAGGCGGCCGTGGTGGGACGACCCGACGCGGTGAAGGGCGAGGCCATCGTCGCCTTCGTGACGCCGCGGGCCGGCGTCGCGGCGGGCCCGCCGCTTGCCGACGCGTTGCGCGCGCACGTTTCGAAGGAACTGGGCGCGCTCGCCCGACCGGAAGAAATCCGGTTCGCCGACGCTCTGCCCAAGACGCGCAGCGGCAAGATCATGCGCCGTC